AAAAGACATCCTGATGCCTATGCCATCTGGCTCTTTAAAGCTCGTATTTATAGAGAGAAAAAAGATCAGGTATCTGCTAAAAATGCCTATTTAAAAGCCCTTGAGCTTGCACCTTCCAATAAAGCTCTGCTTGTTGAAACCTTGAGATATCTTGAAAGTATCTCAAGTTTTGAAGATATTGAGAAAATCTTGCAGGATTATCTGGTTAAGAATCCCGAGGATAAAGATTTTTTAAGGCTCCTTCTTGGATATTATCTGGAACAAAAGTCCTGGGAAAAGTCAGAAAAACTTCTAAAGGAATATCTGGAAAAAAATAAGGATCAGCCTGAATTTCTCTTTTATCTTGGTTTGACATTGGAATACAAAAATAAATTAGAGGAGGCCTTAAAGATTTACGCAGAGATCCCTGTAGGATCTCCTTGGCATTTAGAGGCCCAAAAAAGAAGCTTTGAACTTTTTAAGAAGCAGGATTTAAAATTAGCTAAAAAATTTTTAGATGATCTTAAAGCCAAGGGCCTTGATGAAAAAAGTTATCTTCTATTTTTAGCTCATGCTTATGAGGATATTGATGAATGCGAAGTAGGGGCTGAGATAGCCTTGGAGGGCCTTAAGAAATATCAAGAGGACCCTGATCTCTCCCTTGCTCTGGCCTCAAATTATGCCTGTTTAGAGGATTATCAAAAGGTGCTTGAGGTTGTCTCTCCACTTTTGAAAAAGTTACCTGAAGATGCCTATATCTTAAATTTTGTTGGTTATAGCCTGGTTGAGCTTGGGCGTGAATTTGAAAAGGCTGAAGAGCTTCTTCTTAAAGCAGAAAAAATCAAACCCAATGATCCCTATATTGAGGATAGCCTTGGCTGGCTCTATTTTAAAAAAGATGATTTAGAAAAAGCTAAGGCCTATCTGGAAAAGGCCTTTAAAAATGCCAAAACAGATGAACCTGTTATCTGGGAACATTTAGGTGACCTATACCTCAAGTTACAAAAGAAGAAAGAGGCCTGTGAGCTATATAAAAAGGCCCTGGAAAAGACCGTTCACAAGAGAGAGAAAAATAGACTTTTAGAAAAGGTTAAGGCATGTCCTTAAAAAGATTTATAATTTTCTTTTTATTTTTTCTTTTAACAAGTTGTGCCTACAAAGAAGTTCAAGTCCCCTCAGTCTATTTAACTCTTGCTACAGAGGGATTTCAGGGGAGAACCCTTAAAGGCAGGGTCTTTTTCCAGGGGGAGTTATTTTTTTTAAATGATAATAA
This window of the Caldimicrobium thiodismutans genome carries:
- a CDS encoding tetratricopeptide repeat protein, which produces MLFLSLIFAKPLLSASPNFERAYYYFLMSQLFTDNATDVEKNLKKALELSKDSFFLRKMLFSFYLQNNKLEEAEKIGENLYKKYPYDRDLVFLMSKLYLQQERPNRAMGVLEKYMEKNPRDDEILSFLISLYLQQKEWDLALAKLDALSKRHPDAYAIWLFKARIYREKKDQVSAKNAYLKALELAPSNKALLVETLRYLESISSFEDIEKILQDYLVKNPEDKDFLRLLLGYYLEQKSWEKSEKLLKEYLEKNKDQPEFLFYLGLTLEYKNKLEEALKIYAEIPVGSPWHLEAQKRSFELFKKQDLKLAKKFLDDLKAKGLDEKSYLLFLAHAYEDIDECEVGAEIALEGLKKYQEDPDLSLALASNYACLEDYQKVLEVVSPLLKKLPEDAYILNFVGYSLVELGREFEKAEELLLKAEKIKPNDPYIEDSLGWLYFKKDDLEKAKAYLEKAFKNAKTDEPVIWEHLGDLYLKLQKKKEACELYKKALEKTVHKREKNRLLEKVKACP